The genome window AAATTATTTCCTCAACCATAGAAAAGAAAGAGATTGAATACTTTTACAAGGAAGTACCAAGCTGTAATGTATTAGATTGAAAGGACACCACTCAGTGTCAAATATAAGTTGAAATTTTGTCATCACATTCCACGAATTGCAGTCAAGCAAGGAGTATGTTAGTTTCTTCATTAGATTTGTACAATTTCAATGGGAATAGCTAGTGAGACTACAAATTATGAAACTATTGATACGTACCTAGCCCGTGTGAATACACGGGTTAGTGACTAGTATTAAGAAAGGACAATATATCACCCTTTTCATCAACATCTTAAACAGTGTACATGAAGGAAAGAAAGGCCATGCATCTAGAACACGCCATCACATAAGCTAAAATAATGGCCATCGGCCTGCCAGAACGGCCAAAGCAACCAACACAACTGGATTACAATAGGAACGCCACAAAAGAGCTAGTGAGTTAGGAAAGCTCTCCTTTGTTGATCAACGCCTTCTTAATCTTGAAGGTCACCTAAAGGGCTGGTGTTTATCTATTTTCATATATTCCACCAAAAAGTTTATGACCAACCCATCGAATTGTTTCTTTAAAGGTTTGCCTACAGTCTTCGCTGCTTGTTGCCACCATTCTATAAGGCTCAGGTAATGCTGAATATCAGACAAGCCCCTCAGTCCCATGAGGATTTTGTTTTGCATGCGAACCCATGCAAAGAATCTGTATTTGGGCTCTGTTTTTGCTTGCCAAACTGACTTCATGTTGTAGTGTTGATATGCTCCCATGAATTGTATCTTGTAGGCACTTTGAGTAGACTATTCTCCATTACTTGTCTAGCGCCACTGAATTGTATCGGTGACCTATGGTGTTAATGTCTGGTCTTGTAAATCTTCCCATAGTCAGACCAATTGGTCGAGTTCCTCTCGTGTTGATATCTAACAAAGATTTGTCATCCAGTTGTGGTTTGGTAAAGCTTTGTTGACCATGCagttttttccttttggttTTAGCGTAGAGAGCCAGAGCAATGCTTCTTGGGGCCTGTCCATGCACCCAGCTGGAGTTCCAAAAGTATGTTTTTTCCCGTTACCGATTGTAACAATTGTTGTCGCATTGAAGAGGTCAATGTCGCCTTGGTCGCATGGTATGGCCTGTCTTTCCATGGTCTATCTTCCTCTTTCTATTTGAACCACAACCATCGTAGATGCGTCGCCCTTGCAAATTTTTGGAGATCGGAGATGCCTAGGCCACCAAGTTCCTTTGGTCGATAGACGATTCCCCAATTGACAAGTAGTGTCCCCCACTCAGCTTTTCTGGTTCTTCCCCTGCCCAAAGGAAACTCTGGCTTAGGTGATCTATCTTTTTGGTTAACCATTTCGGTAGTGGGAAGACTGTCAAGTGGAAGGTCAGTTGGAAAGATAAGACCGATTTTACCAGAGTCTCACGGCCTGATGGCATAAGGAATTTCCCTTTCCAACCCGGCAATCTGTTGCCAAGCTTGTCTAACATGGGTTGGACATCAACATGTCGGAGCTTCCTTGTGTGAAGAGGTAAGACTAAGTATTTACAGGGGAAAGCACAAAGTTTGCGTGGGAAGTTTACCATGATTTGTTCCATATTAACTTCTTGACATCGAACCGGAAAGATCTCTATTTTGTGTAGGTTCGTGATTAGTCCCGAGCACTTTCCAAAGATGGTGAGGATCTTATGGAGGGCATGCAGCTTTGTATGATCTGGGTTGGCAAAAATAGCCGCATCATTCACATATAAGGAGTAGCGAAGGTTTGCTGATCTTGGTAAAACTAGCTTTAGGATGTTATGTTGAGCAGCAAGGGAGATAATTGTTAGATTGATCTCTAACCCTAACTGGACCCAACGGCCCAGTTGGGCCCTTGATcagcgccctgatcgggggcgccCAGCCCACTATGGCTGGAGGGCCCCTGTCACCCTGCGCTATATAAAGAGGTGGGGGCCGGCGGCTCTTTTCACGAGGTTCGACTGAGCCGTACACCCCatcgaaaccctaaccctaatccgaTCTAAGAGGGGCGCAGCCAGTGACGGGAAGCCACCAGCCGCGCCGCCCTGCTCCACCACGTCGACGGCTACACCGACACCGtccccgaccgtcgctgcccgTGCGCAGACTCCATCAACGAACGTGATGGAGGCATCTGGGTCATCTACTCCGGAGGTGTCAGGTtcgtccctctacctctcctctctgtctctctgtcTCTCAGTAGGTCTTTGATTCAATTGATAAGCTAGAACTCTCTCGGGTCTACCCTAGATAGATCCTTCAGTTCAAACaatagtatcagagcctcggttgctaGTCAGATCTCGACAGGGGCTAGAAAAGAAAGGGAGGCTTACCTCGCCGTTGCTGACACCGCCGTAGCGCGGCTCGCCGGCGCGCGGGGAGAAGAAGGCCGAGCCGGGGCGCTGCCCGCCGGGCTCTGGCCAAAAGGGGCGCCGCAGCCAGGCCgctcgacggcggcgcgctCACCCGCTGGGGAGCGCGCTTGCCGGTGAGAGGGCCGGCGACGGCGCCGAGTCCTCGGActtcgctcgctcgctcgtgcTCCGCTgcggctgagagagagagaagagagaggggcgAGTGAGCTAGGGTTTCGGCCGTCGCCGGCCGAGCGCCGTTTTTGTTCGCGCGATACGGACGGACGATCGTCGGATCGGTGCGGACGGCCGAGATTGAACGGGCCGCTTCGCGGCCCAGGCGGGGCGCGCGGCAGCAGCACTTTGCCGGCCCAGGCCCACGTTGCGGCCTGGGCAAGCAGTGCGCGCGCGCACCAGAGAGGGGCCGGGCTGGGTGCCGAGATGGGCCGAGCCGGTTGGGCCGAAAAGGGAAGAGCAAGAGCTGGAAAATTGGAAAATGCAATTTGgctcaaaagaaaataaaataaaataataataataataataataataataatttttcccTGTGGgtaaaattcatgaaaacagttctttttttttccgctgcgtatttaaagattttattttcattattaaaTTCGAACCAACGAGagaatttaattttgaaaaatggATATGTTTATTATAATGTTGTTATTATTCTGACCAACGTTGATTAATGGCAATATTATAATGAGATTAATCATGCATTAATTCTATTTTTGCCCAACGGTGATGTAGATTTAATGTATAAACAGTTGTATGTTTTAATTTTGACCAACGTTGGAATCAAGGCATGCAATTGTTGTTATTATTTATGTTCTCACTGTATATGAATTGTGTTTTCAGGCGGATACAATTTGATGAGTTGTATCAAAGAGATCCCCACTCTCAAAGGTGACAACTACACGGAGtggaagaaaaagatagacctGGCCTTCATCTTGGCTGAGGTGGACTGGGTAGTCACCTCACCGTGTCCCACTGGGCCTGTGGCACCGGTGAGGGAGACAAACGAGGCTGATGCCGCTTGGGCAACTAAAGAAAGGGATTTTGAATACCAAAAGATGTCCTATCACCTTGAGCATAGGAAGTGGTTCACTGCCAACAAGAAATGTTTGGCTGTGATAAAGAACACGATTGAGCCTGCAATTTTGGGCTCAATCCCAGAGTATCACACGGTCACCGAGTACCTCGATAGAATAAAGAGTCAGTTCACTGGCTCTTCAAAGACATATGCTACCCAGCTAATAAAGCAGCTGGTGACAGAGAGGTACTCTGGAAATGGTGGCGTAAGAGAGCACATACTAAGGATGAGCAATTTGGCATCCAAGCTGAAACCAATGGATCTGACTCTCAAGGAAGAGTTCCTTATCCATctgatttttgcttctttgccAAAAGAGTTTGACACTTTTGTTGTCAACTACAACATACAGCCCGAGAAGTGGGACTTAGAGAGGCTCATGGCTATGTGTGtgcaagaggaggagagaaTAAAAGCTGCCAATGGTGGCACTATCAATTATGTAAAagacaacaagaaaaagaattatAATGCTAACTCCTCCTCAAGGTCAAAGGGAAAAGGTCCACATCAGCCTCAGCAGAATAAGTTCACAGTGGAGAAAAACCAGTGTCTCCATTGCAAGAAGACGGGACATTATAAGAAAGATTGTCCCGATTTCTTAAAGATGATCATGGCAAAGAAAGGTGAGAACATTATTACGTTCATAAATGATTCCCTGTATATACAGTATTCGAAATCTActtggtggattgactcaggtgcaaCTGTTCATGTTGCTAATTCTTTACAGGGATTCCGTTCGACGAGGACTACGCAAAGAAGAGAAAGACACATTAAAGTTGCAAATGGAGTCCGAGCAGATGTTGAAGCTGTTGGCGATCTTTCTCTAGAGCTTGCTGATGGCTTCACACTTTTACTTAGAGATGTCCTTTATGTTCCCTCTTTACAGAGAAACTTGATTAGTGTTTCATGCTTGGacaatgatggatatgattgccaTTTTGGAAATGGCAAATGTAAGATAACATTTAATAATGCATGTGTTGGTCTTGCTATCTTACAAAATGAGCTTTATTTATTATCACTACGTGATGATGTGAATGTTGTATGCGATGATGGGAACGTTGCGTGCGACAATGAGAATGTATCCTCGTCTGCGGATGTAAACAGAAAACGAAAGAGAACTCACGATGCGTCGTCGAAATTATGGCACTGTCGTTTAGGCcatatttcgagggggagaatagaaAGACTAGTTAAGAATGATATTCTTCCTTCATTAGAGTTCTCAGATTTAGAACAATGCAGAGAAtgcataaaaggaaaatatgtaaagaaaattaagaaagatGCCAAACGAAGCACAGGAATTCTACAGATTATTCATACAGACATCTGTGGTCCGTTTCCTGTAAAGAGTGTGGATGGTTATGATTCGTTCATAACATTCACAGATGATTACTCCCGTTATGGCTACATTTATCCAATCaaagaaagaacagaagcattgaataaatttaagatatttaaggcagaagttgaaaaCCAACATAATTTAAAGATTAAGATAGTCAGGTCCGACCGTGGGGGGGAGTACTATGGTCGGCATACCCCATATGGCCAAGTTCCTGGACCTTTTGCAAGGTTCTTACAGGAGAATGGCATAGTTGCTCAGTATTCTACACCGGGTGAACCTCAGCAGAATGGAGTAGCTGAAAGGCGCAATCGTACCCTGATGGATATGGTGCGCAGTATGATAAGTTACTCCACCTTACCGTTGAGCCTGTGGATGGAGGCGTTAAAATCCGCCATTCATATTCTCAATAGAGTACCAAGTAAGTCGGTGCCCAAAACACCGTATGAGTTGTGGACAGGAAGAGTACCCTCACTAAACCACTTACGTGTGTGGGGGAGTCCTGCTGAGGCTAAAGTATTTAACCCAAACATTGGGAAACTAGATCCCAAAACAGTAAGTTGCCATTTTATTGGCTACCCAGAAAAGTCAAAAGGTTTTCGTTTCTACTGTCCAGACAGACATACAAAGTTTGTAGAAACGAGACACGCTGTCTTCCTAGAGGATGAAATGATGAGGGGGAGCATGGTAGCTCGAGAAATTGACCTTGAAGAGAAGCGGGTGTATGCACCCACTCCGATGATTCATGAGCCATTTTTCTCACTACCTGCTGTCGCTGCACCGACAGTGCAAGATACTGTGGTGCCAGCACCTGTTGTTATTCCACCGGTGGCAATAATGAATGACGATGAGGAACCTGTTCTTCAGGATCCTGTAGAACCTATTGCCACACATGAGGGGGAGCAACAACAGCCTCAAACAGAAGATGTGCCAAATGTGGAGGCCCCTAGAAGGTCTCAAAGAGTTAGAAGATCAGCTATTCCTGCTGATTATGAAGTGTACAACACTGAAGAATTTCAAATGGAGGATGATCTCACCTCATTTGAAGAAGCCATGAGAAGTGATCATTCATCAAAGTGGCTTGAGGCCATGGAAGATGAAATGAAATCTATGAATGCCAATAAAGTTTGGGACTTGAAAATAATTCCTAAAGGAGCCAAAACAataggctgtaaatgggtctacaaaaccaaaCTTGACTCCCAAGGGAATATAGAGAGATATAAAGCGCGACTTGTGGCAAAAGGCTTTacgcaaagagaagggattgattaCAATGAGACCTTTTCTCCAGTCTCATGTAAGGGTTCCTTCAGAATCATAGTGGCGTTAGTGGCACATTACGATTTAGAATtacatcagatggatgtaaagACGGCATTTCTCAACGGGGACTTGGaggaaaatgtttacatggcaCAACCGAAAGGATTTGTCATGGAAGGAAAAGAACGAATGGGATGCCGCCTAAAGAAATCCATTTATGGATTGAAACAAGCTTCAAGACAGTGGTACTTGAAGTTTGATCAGACAATAAGGAATTTTGGGTTTAAAGAGAATGTAGAGGACAATTGTATCTATGCAAAGTTTAAGAATGGGAAGTTTATCTTCCTTGTCctgtatgtagatgatatcttaCTTCCTAGTAGTGATGTTAGTCTACTACTGGAGACAAAGAAGTTTTTGTCCTCaaaatttgatatgaaagatcttggTGAAGCTTCGTTCGTTCTAGGGATCGAGATTCACCGAGATAGAAGTAAAGGGGTATTAGGACTATCACAAAAGGCATACATAGAGAAGATCTTAAAGAAATTCAGTATGCACAAATGTAATCCCTCATCTGCTCCTATAGTCAAGGGCGACAGATATGGGGATTTTCAATGCCCCAGGAACCAGTATGAGATCGATCAAATGAAAACGGTTccatatgcttcagctgtcggaagcttacaatatgctcaagtatgtacgcgCCCTGACTTGGCATTTGTTACTGGGTTACTTGGCAGATTCCAGAGCAATCCTGGAACAGAACACTGGAAATTAGTAAAGAAAGTCTTGCGTTATTTGCAAGGAACGAAAGGCCTCATGATGACGTATAGAAGATCAGATTCACTCCATATAGTGGGATATTCTGATTCTGATTATGCGGGAGATGATAGAAAATCCACGtctggatatgtattcactctcgCAGGGGGAGCTATTTCATGGAAAAGCTCAAAACAAACCGTCACTACATCGTCCACAATGTATGCCGAGTTTGTAGCGTGTTATGAGGCAACGGGGCAGGTGAACTGGCTAAAGAAGTTCATACCCGGTTTGAAGGTGGTTGACGACATCTATAGACCACTTaagttatactgcgataataATCCAGCAGTACAGTATGCTCACAACAATaagtcaagtggtgctgccaaacacattgacataaagtattatgttgtgaaagataaagTCCGGGATCATGTCATAAGTCTTGAGCATATAAGTACCGAAAAAATGCTCGCGGATCCGCTTAcaaaaggcttaccacccaacGTGTTCAGAGAACATGTAGCCGGCATGGGTTTAAGGGAAAGCCTATAATTCCTGGACAAAAGAAGGCCCAAAAGTTAAGTATCTATTTCAGAACAGAGTGGTGTGTTTTAGCTGTTAAATCTATCGGCAATTGACCGTGACGATGAGACATGCTCTATGCGCTAATCTGTAATGGAGTGAACAAAAGTAAATGATATGAAAATGAAAGATGGAAtgagatcaagggggagattgttagaTTGATCTCTAACCCTAACTGGACCCAACGGCCCAGTTGGGCCCTTGATcagcgccctgatcgggggcgccCAGCCCACTATGGCTGGAGGGCCCCTGTCACCTTGCGCTATATAAAGAGGTGGGGGCCGGCGGCTCTTTTCACGAGGTTCGACTGAGCCGTACACCccaccgaaaccctaaccctaatccgaTCTAAGAGGGGCGCAGCCAGTGACGGGAAGCCACCAGCCGCACTGCCCTGCTCCACCACGTCGACGGCTACACCGACACCGTCCCTGACCGTCGCTGCCCGTGCGCAGACTCCATCAACGAACGTGATAGAGGCATCTGGGTCATCTACTCCGGAGGTGTCAGGTtcgtccctctacctctcctctctgtctctctgtcTCTCAGTAGGTCTTTGATTCAATTGATAAGCTAGAACTCTCTCGGGTCTACCCTAGATAGATCCTTCAGTTCAAACAATAATCTGTTGAAGCGGGTCAATGGCCAGAATAAATAGCATGGGTGACAATGGATCCCCTTGTCTTAGTCCCTGTGCATGGCGAAATGGCTCCCTGGGGTCCGTTTAGCAGGACCTGGGAGGAAGAAGTGGCCAAGAGAATGACAATCTAATCCCTCCATTTTTGGCTGAAGCCAAGCTCCCGTGGCACTTCAAGTAAATATGGCCAGTTTATGAAGTCAAAAGCCTTTGAGATATCAAGCTTTATAAAAAACGTCTGGTGTTTTGCCCGGTGCAGTTCCTTGACAACATTTTGGACGTACAAGAAATTGTTATGTATGCAACTTTTTTTCACAAATGCACTCTAGCTCTTGGATACTAATTTGTCCAATCGTGGGGCCAGCCTATTTGCAAGTAATTTTGTTATGATCTTGGGCATGCTGTTAATAAGGTTGATCGGCCTATAGTCATCCACACAAGACGCCTCCGCTTTCTTTGGCTTCTTTGGTAGCAGAACAATACTAGCACAATTCACCAAGTGTATCTTATCTGACCTTAGATGAAAAAATCGTTGATCGCCGCTGCCAAGTCCTTTTTTATGATTGTCCGGCATTTTGTATAAAAAAGACCGATAAACCCATTAGGCCCCGGGGATTTTTCGAAAGGCATTTCCATTATGGTGTCATGGATCCCCTGCTCTTCTATAGGTTCTTCAAGGTTAGAGAGGTCTGAAGTTTGATATCTAAGGTTTGCCCAGTTTATACCCAACTCCCTTCTTGCGTTTGAGCCTAGGTGGTCAATAAAATGCCTTTGTAATTCAGCATCTTTATGCTGTTGTGTTACTGCAATGCCCATGTCTGCTTGCAAAAATTGTATGAagtgttttcttctttttgcatTTGCTCGGATTTGAAAGAATTTTGTGTTTGCGTCGGCTTTCGGATCCAAGTCAACCTAGAGTGCTGTCTGGCTCTGCTTTTCTCAATGACCGCCAAACTAACTACTCTTTTCATAAAGAATTTCCTAAATTCTCTTTCTTCGTCAATCAGTCCTCTAGTTTCTTGAGCTACATCAAGCTTGTAAACAACCTCTTGGGCGATTGCAAAGCGAAGTTGGATGTTGCCTATTGTGGGTCGTGCCCAAATTTTGATAGCTTTAGCTGTCCTGTTTAGTTTGACATGAATACGAAGAATGGCATCTGAACAATGTACCGGCTGATTCCAGGCCTGCTACCACTACATGAATACGAAGAATGGCATCGCGAAGCTGGACTTCAACCTTGTTATGTCCCTGCACCTCAAGGAGCTCAGGGAACTCTCCCTGTAAGTCCATATATTAATCCTTCAAATGTTTTTTAACAATCTCTGGTCTGCACTAGCTAGCAATGTCACTGGATAAATTGCTGGTTGAGCTAATGAATTAATTTCATATGAAGATGGTGGAGGGCGCTCTACAATGATGTGAAGCTACCTTACGCCCGAGACCGCATGGTGGAGATCTTCTTCTGGGCATGTGGAGTGATCCCCAAGGAGGAACACTCTCGCGCGCGAATTATATTCTCAAAGACGTTTGCACTTACGTCCCTGATCGATGACACCATTGATGTCCACGCTAccttggaggaggcccaaaAATTCAACGAAGCTATGCAGAGGCAAGTTCTATTTACAATCAATTTAAAATTTGTTAGCAGTCTCTCAATCGACTTTTATTATATATGGAATATCCTCATCATTTGTATTCCGAGTCGATCGTCTCCCTTGCCCTAGCTCGCTCATGATCCCTTTATGTTTCGCTTAACACACGTTGTGTGTTGCTCTTTAGAGACCAATTAGGCTATAGATTAGTTCAATCAACTAATGTATATATATCATTGTTGCACGCGCAGATGGGATGAAAGCGCAGTTTCTGTCGTACCAAAATACCTGAAACTCTGTACCTAAGAACGCTTAAGGGGTTCCAAGAATTTGAGGATACATTGGAACCGAACGAGAAGTACCGTATGTTTTACGTCAAAAAAGCGGTAAGCAATAATATATCTGTATTCATCAGATGCAAAGGTCAATTAACCAGCTGCTAGCTAGATCCATCATTTAGTTTTGTTGTTCGATCGGGTCTCTTCCATGCTTCCAGAAGGGTGCGTGCTAATTCTTTATAACAATGTACACACATGCAGTACAAATTGCTGTCAGAATACTACATTCAGGAAGCCACATGGGCGAACGAAAACCACGAGCCGACCTTCAAGGAGCACGTAGACGTGTCGACCATATCGTCGGGCCTCCCGATGCTGGTCCCCGTGCTGCTGCTGGGCTCAGGCCAACAGGCAACTCGGGAAGCATTTGAGTGGGCAGATAGCGCGCCTGATATGGTCCTCGCCAGTGGAATGGTCGGCCGCTTCCTCAACGATATGGCTTCTTACACGGTAGGTGCCTGATCTGCTTCATTGCATGCATGGATTGAAAGACATGTGTTTTTTACGCACGCATGCATATCTGCAGCTGGGGAAGAACAAGAAGGACGTCGCCAACGCGCACGAGTGCTACATGAAGGAGCATGGCGTCACAGGAGACGAGGCCTTCGCGGTGATTGCGAACATGACGGAGGATGCATGGAGGAGGATCAACCGGGCGTGCATGGAGATGGACCCCGCGATGCTGCCGGCGTGTCAGATCGCCGTGGTCAACTTGACGAGGTCGATGGAGATCATATACCTCGGCGGCAGGAGGGACGCCTACACCTTCGCCAGCAACCTCAAGGATCTCGTCACCTCCCTCTTCCTCAAGCCGCTCCCGGTTTAAGCTTCTGATCGATCATCCACAGATATGCAACCATGGGAGAAATACATATCGATTACTGCCAAGTGTTTAGCTTGTgagaataataataattaaacgTCCGTGCCGGCGTCGCCCGAGCGATATATAGGCTGTGGAGACATATATTCAAGTCACTGCTTGATTTGTGATCTTGTCACTATCGACAATATTCCTGTTGTAATCGACCTACATCCTGCAAATGACAAACATTCGGCttcttatatatatttatatagcaCATATGTATCCAAGACACATTATATACATTCAGCACTAGAACACACCACTACCGATGCTGCGCTGCGCGGACTCTGGGGTGGCAGCTCGCTCTCCCCCCTACAGGCCGCTACAACCGTGATGCCAAACATTCAAACAAGTTGCTCGCTACCATGGATGCTACTGAGGCCATGGTAGCACATGACACTGCTATGCCTGCAGGCACAGTGGCACAGGATGTTGGAACACACACACAAAGGCAAGCAATAGCACACGAAGAGGAACTCACAGAGGCTTTGTGGCACAGCACAACTCGTGCCTTTTTCTCTcgtttctctttttttactgAAATGAATACACGGTCTACTATTTAAACACACGTGCATACAGTAGCTGATCACCTTGCCGTATCCCACGACGTGCACATCTGGCCGTAGGAACCGGTATGCAACAGCCACTGCCTAAACTAACTCGCCTACCTGCAAGTAACAACTAGCACACGTCCAGCAATTTTACTAGGTCCATCACCGTACCAATGCATGCGTCCATGCAAAGCTCCACTTGACTTGTTCTTTCTCCTGGACGTGCGCCATGACTCGGCCTACCACGACTTGGCTGCAACACCTGACACATGCATAGCTGATTCATGTAACACACTCGTGCACTCACCTCCTAGCTGGCGATCAGCTCTCTACGCACTCCTGATCTGGCCACTACACCATGCCGCacgtatacatgtatacaaCCACTAATGCAACTCGCTAACCCATGAATACAATAGCATGCAACTAATGCAAATACAATAAGATTAATCTAACAATCACCCCCTAATCTTGTTGCCTTTATTTCAGCACCTCATCGCTAGGCTTCAAAGTAGCGCTGGCTCATCGTCAGCATCTGCCATGATGAGAAACACTTCTTTCTCCTTCTTGCATTTCTTCTCCCAAGAGTAGTGTCCGTACTCTTGGCAATTGTAACAGGCACATTTGCCTTGTCAAAAGtgcctttcttcttgttgttcttccAATGTGCTTTccactcctccatgaggagccatAGGCTACAACCTGTTTCAGCTTCATTATTATCAATCTCATACCTCTCCTCAACGGACTTGAGACGGCCGGTGAGCTCTTCAATGGACAACGTCTTCAAGTCAATAAGCTGCTTGATTGAAATGGCCACCTGGGTGTATTTGGGGGGACAACACGAAGGAATTTCTTCACCACGGCCTCATCTTCCAACGTGCCTCCCAAAGTACGGATGTTGTTGGCGAGGCCCGTCAGTCGCATGGCGAAATCGTACACGGACTCACCTTGCTTCATGCGGATCAACTCAAACTCTTTGCGTAGAGACTGTGCCTTAGCCTCACGCATGCGCTCAACGCCGATGCGCATTGTGCGCACCGTCTCCCACGCCTCCTTCGCCGAGTTCTTCATGGCAAGTGTCGATAACATCTCCGGTGGCACTGCTTGGAGGATAGCTGATAGTGCCATCCTGTCGATCTGGTAGTCCGCACCGCCGGGGTCGATGGCCTCCCACACTCCTTGAGcctgcatgtttaccttcatcAAGAGAGACCACTCGATGTAGTTCGTGGATGCCAGCACGGGGTAACGCACAGTCACCCCCGCCTCCTTCACGTGCTGCACCACCAGCTCACGATTGCCGTCATTGCTGCTGCCGCTCTTGCCAGCACTACTGTCAACGACACGCGCTTGAGGCGAGGATGGTGGCGTCTTCTCACCGGCATCCACCATCACAGGCTCACGAAtgcctagctctgataccaattgttgaaacacacacacaaaggCAAGCAATAGCACACAAAGAGGAACTCACAGAGGCTTTGCGGCACAGCACAACTCGTGCCATTTTCTCtcgtttctctttttttttactgaaatgAATACATGGCTAGACACCGTACGCATCATCCTTGCTGTTACAGCCAACCGAGGTTGGCAAATTCATCATCTGAATGTCAAATCGacattcttaaatggtgagctcgaagaggaaTTATACGTGACCCAGTCGGAGGGATTtgtagtgaagaacaaagagcatcttgtgctcaaactcagcaaggcGTTGTATGGACTTCGGCAAGCGCCACGGGCTTGGAATATCCGGCTTGATACAAGATTGAAGCAACTTGGATTTGTGAAGTGTGCTCAAGATCACGccgtatacacaagaggaacaTGCCGACATGGAGTTATTgttggagtatatgttgatgatctcattgtgacagGAGAAAATCCAGAGgagatc of Phragmites australis chromosome 3, lpPhrAust1.1, whole genome shotgun sequence contains these proteins:
- the LOC133910559 gene encoding LOW QUALITY PROTEIN: beta-selinene synthase-like (The sequence of the model RefSeq protein was modified relative to this genomic sequence to represent the inferred CDS: inserted 1 base in 1 codon), whose translation is MNTKNGIAKLDFNLVMSLHLKELRELSLWWRALYNDVKLPYARDRMVEIFFWACGVIPKEEHSRARIIFSKTFALTSLIDDTIDVHATLEEAQKFNEAMQRWDESAVSVVPKYLKXLYLRTLKGFQEFEDTLEPNEKYRMFYVKKAYKLLSEYYIQEATWANENHEPTFKEHVDVSTISSGLPMLVPVLLLGSGQQATREAFEWADSAPDMVLASGMVGRFLNDMASYTLGKNKKDVANAHECYMKEHGVTGDEAFAVIANMTEDAWRRINRACMEMDPAMLPACQIAVVNLTRSMEIIYLGGRRDAYTFASNLKDLVTSLFLKPLPV